One genomic region from Populus nigra chromosome 8, ddPopNigr1.1, whole genome shotgun sequence encodes:
- the LOC133701396 gene encoding uncharacterized protein LOC133701396 — MLSDKATYHFMGIYMVGLLSTLSAAIFYFLYIWLSQKPASIQHFSFLCISGAFHWTPFTIIAYATMIAHVPSNPATFAMSVATVYLAHGLILSLLTCTLTHFLAEKQEKRESHMKAWLRHRITIACHLRFAKLLSGTEAFCIYLRLLGASVGEHCSIRAVNPVSDPELITIGDGVHLGDFSRMIAGFYSSSGFTQGKIEVQDNSVVGSQSLILPGSVVQKDVILGALSVAPANSVLRQGGVYIGSQTPVMIKNTMHALDDRIEEMDFKYKKIVGNLAANLAATTLKVKTRYFHRIGVSGKGHLKIYDNLKGFPDHKIFQAGKSYPIVVRHSNSLSADDDARIDARGAAIRILSDDNGSNSSSLLDLTLKTGKAFYARTIADFATWLVCGLPAREQHVKRAPHIRDAVWMSLRNANSFADLHYYSNICRLFRFSDGQEMYVKFKLRPGDENISEDSGKVEPVGILPPETGAIPRDEKDTRPLLFLAEDFQSRVSSPGGVRYIFQLQIRPVPHDDATCDIALDCTKPWDESEFPYIDIGEVYIDQNLTGAESEALEFNPYIRCHEVDVIRATSSSQSASIDHGRSLIYEICQHLRNGEPLPEAWRIFIEQSDVKVDLSGCPMAAALEKKDSGKVTLARTWYQTFWVIFAQPLLQTFLPYFLMGLLIFAPLNWILLLKESKKIAMHWLLPLVWVSSGVLAALACVVAKWILVGEKKEGQTVQIWSIGVFMDTVWQAFRTVVGDFFMEMTSGSILFLLWLKLMGSDIDLDQGAYVDSMGAALNPEMVEIERGGCVGREALLFGHIYEGEGGKVKFGRIRVGEGGFIGSRAIAMPGVRVEIGGNLSALSLAMKEEIVRSR, encoded by the coding sequence ATGCTGTCTGATAAGGCCACCTACCACTTCATGGGCATCTACATGGTTGGTCTCCTCAGCACTCTCTCAGCAGCCATTTTCTACTTCCTTTACATTTGGCTATCTCAAAAGCCTGCTTCCATTCAACACTTCTCATTTCTCTGCATCTCTGGAGCCTTTCACTGGACTCCATTCACCATCATTGCTTATGCTACAATGATTGCTCATGTCCCATCAAACCCAGCCACCTTTGCAATGTCAGTTGCTACTGTTTACTTGGCTCATGGCCTGATACTCAGCCTCCTCACATGCACTTTGACCCATTTTCTTgctgaaaaacaagagaaaagggaATCCCACATGAAAGCCTGGCTCCGGCATAGAATTACCATTGCCTGCCACCTTAGATTTGCCAAACTCCTGTCAGGAACAGAAGCATTCTGCATTTATTTGCGCCTTTTGGGTGCAAGTGTCGGTGAGCATTGTTCCATCAGGGCTGTCAATCCTGTATCAGACCCAGAGCTCATTACAATTGGTGATGGTGTGCACCTTGGTGACTTCAGTCGGATGATTGCTGGCTTCTATTCATCCAGTGGGTTTACTCAAGGAAAAATTGAAGTGCAGGACAATTCGGTTGTCGGGAGTCAAAGCCTCATCCTCCCTGGTTCGGTTGTTCAAAAGGATGTCATTCTTGGTGCTCTTTCAGTGGCTCCTGCAAATTCAGTTCTTCGACAAGGCGGTGTCTATATTGGATCTCAAACTCCAGTGATGATCAAGAACACCATGCATGCCTTGGATGACaggatagaagagatggacTTCAAATACAAGAAGATAGTTGGCAATTTAGCTGCAAATTTGGCTGCCACTACTCTGAAGGTTAAAACAAGGTATTTCCATCGAATTGGTGTTAGTGGGAAGGGACACCTGAAGATTTATGACAACCTGAAAGGATTTCCAGACCACAAGATTTTCCAGGCTGGGAAGAGCTATCCTATTGTAGTCAGGCATAGCAATAGCTTGAGTGCTGATGATGATGCTAGAATCGATGCACGTGGAGCAGCGATAAGAATACTTTCAGATGACAATGGAAGCAACTCCTCTTCGCTTCTTGATCTAACATTGAAGACAGGCAAGGCATTCTATGCACGCACGATTGCTGATTTTGCAACATGGTTAGTTTGTGGACTTCCTGCAAGGGAGCAGCATGTGAAGCGAGCCCCACATATCCGTGATGCAGTTTGGATGTCTCTTCGCAATGCGAATTCTTTTGCTGATCTACACTACTACTCAAATATCTGCAGGCTCTTCAGGTTTTCGGACGGACAGGAAATGTATGTGAAATTCAAATTGCGGCCTGGTGACGAAAACATAAGTGAGGATTCAGGTAAAGTTGAGCCTGTGGGAATTCTCCCACCAGAAACAGGTGCAATTCCACGGGATGAAAAGGATACCCGTCCCTTACTTTTCCTAGCCGAAGATTTCCAAAGCCGTGTAAGTTCTCCAGGAGGCGTTCGCTACATTTTCCAGCTGCAAATCCGACCTGTTCCACATGATGATGCCACTTGTGACATTGCACTTGACTGCACCAAACCATGGGATGAGTCTGAATTCCCTTACATTGATATAGGGGAAGTTTACATTGATCAAAATCTCACCGGTGCAGAATCAGAAGCACTAGAGTTTAATCCTTATATTCGATGCCATGAGGTGGATGTGATCCGGGCCACTTCATCCTCGCAAAGCGCTTCAATTGATCATGGTCGTTCATTGATCTATGAAATTTGTCAGCATTTGAGGAATGGAGAACCACTTCCAGAAGCTTGGAGGATCTTCATAGAGCAAAGTGATGTTAAAGTGGACCTTTCAGGCTGTCCAATGGCAGCAGCATTGGAGAAAAAGGACTCGGGAAAAGTTACACTAGCAAGGACATGGTATCAGACCTTCTGGGTCATTTTTGCTCAACCATTGCTGCAAACATTTCTTCCATACTTCCTGATGGGGTTGCTCATCTTTGCTCCACTGAACTGGATTCTTCTCTTAAAGGAAAGCAAGAAAATCGCAATGCATTGGTTGCTTCCTTTGGTTTGGGTTTCTTCGGGGGTTCTAGCAGCATTAGCATGTGTTGTGGCCAAGTGGATTCTTGTgggggaaaagaaagaaggccAAACAGTACAGATTTGGAGCATAGGAGTCTTCATGGACACGGTGTGGCAAGCTTTCAGAACTGTAGTAGGGGACTTCTTCATGGAAATGACTAGCGGGTCTATCTTATTTTTGCTATGGCTAAAGCTCATGGGTTCAGacattgatttggaccaaggaGCCTACGTAGATAGCATGGGAGCAGCATTGAATCCGGAAATGGTGGAGATTGAGAGAGGTGGTTGTGTAGGAAGAGAAGCTTTACTGTTTGGACATATATATGAAGGTGAAGGAGGGAAAGTTAAGTTTGGCAGGATAAGAGTTGGAGAAGGTGGATTTATAGGGAGTAGAGCAATTGCCATGCCTGGTGTTAGAGTAGAAATAGGAGGCAATCTTAGTGCTCTTTCTCTTGCCATGAAAGAAGAAATTGTTAGGTCTAGGTGA
- the LOC133700564 gene encoding ETHYLENE INSENSITIVE 3-like 3 protein, whose protein sequence is MTDLSYSSDIEVDDIRCGNIAEKDVSDEEIEAEALERRMWKDHVKLKRIKEKQKLAAQQAAEKQKPKQTTDQARRKKMARAQDGILKYMLKLMEVCKARGFVYGIIPEKGKPVSGASDNIRAWWKEKVKFDKNGPAAIAKYEAECLAIGEAENSRNGNSQSVLQDLQDATLGSLLSSLMQHCDPPQRKYPLEKGVPPPWWPTGNEDWWVKLGLSLGQSPPYKKPHDLKKMWKVGVLTAVIKHMTPDIAKIRRHVRQSKCLQDKMTAKESAIWLGVLSREESLIQQPSIDNGTSGVTESPQGGRGQKKKPAISSDSDYDVDGVDDGVGSVSSKDNRRNQPMDVEPLSSRNDITIPVQDKELGEKRRRRKRSREKSSHADQQSQPPVDECLGVEQTNTLPDINHTDLQPVEYQMHNTQHENFTSSALMPMEKGLVGESSLPQSDFNYYAGVPSTNVNSTERIFVDRGAAIYPLGQNSELHHETTYSNIYNPSLDYGTNHDGKHSQMAMNVRPEDDRFLIPALHGNGNDLTGGEPHHFAKDTLPPEQDTAVDRHFEFDLPDFAINSPFLEMSSFSLDNLFVDPEDDLIQCFGA, encoded by the coding sequence ATGACTGATTTGTCGTACAGCTCGGACATTGAAGTTGATGATATAAGGTGTGGGAATATCGCAGAGAAAGATGTCAgtgatgaagaaattgaagcAGAAGCTTTGGAGAGACGAATGTGGAAGGATCATGTCAAACTCAAAAGgattaaagaaaaacagaagCTTGCAGCGCAACAAGCTGCGGAGAAGCAAAAGCCTAAGCAGACGACTGATCAGGCTCGGAGGAAGAAAATGGCGAGAGCCCAAGATGGGATTCTTAAGTATATGTTGAAGCTAATGGAAGTTTGCAAAGCACGTGGATTTGTGTATGGCATCATTCCTGAGAAGGGTAAGCCTGTAAGTGGTGCATCTGATAACATAAGAGCTTGGTGGAAAGAAAAAGTGAAGTTCGATAAGAATGGGCCAGCAGCCATAGCAAAGTATGAAGCAGAATGTTTGGCCATAGGTGAGGCAGAAAACAGTAGAAATGGGaactctcaaagtgttcttcaAGATCTTCAAGATGCAACTTTAGGGTCACTTTTGTCTTCTTTGATGCAACACTGTGACCCCCCTCAAAGGAAATACCCATTGGAGAAGGGAGTTCCGCCGCCTTGGTGGCCAACGGGAAATGAAGATTGGTGGGTAAAATTAGGACTATCGCTAGGTCAGAGCCCTCCTTATAAGAAACCACATGATCTGAAGAAGATGTGGAAAGTTGGTGTATTAACTGCTGTAATAAAGCACATGACACCTGATATTGCAAAAATTAGAAGGCATGTCCGTCAATCAAAATGCTTACAGGATAAAATGACCGCAAAGGAGAGTGCAATCTGGCTAGGGGTGTTGAGTCGAGAGGAATCTCTTATTCAGCAACCTAGCATTGACAATGGAACATCTGGTGTAACTGAATCTCCTCAAGGTGGACGTGGCCAAAAGAAGAAACCTGCCATTAGCAGTGACAGTGATTATGATGTCGATGGTGTTGATGATGGTGTGGGTTCTGTTTCATCTAAAGATAATAGGAGAAATCAACCAATGGATGTGGAACCATTAAGCAGTAGAAATGATATTACCATTCCTGTCCAAGACAAGGAGCTAGGGGAAAAGCGACGAAGGAGAAAAAGGTCCCGTGAGAAGTCAAGTCATGCTGATCAACAGTCCCAACCACCTGTTGATGAATGTTTGGGCGTTGAGCAGACAAATACTTTGCCTGATATAAACCACACTGATTTACAGCCAGTTGAATATCAGATGCACAATACTCAGCATGAGAATTTTACCTCTTCAGCTTTAATGCCTATGGAGAAAGGTCTTGTGGGTGAATCCAGTCTACCCCAATCTGACTTTAACTACTATGCTGGTGTTCCCTCAACCAATGTCAATTCTACGGAGAGAATTTTTGTGGACAGAGGGGCTGCCATCTATCCATTGGGCCAAAATTCAGAGCTGCACCATGAGACTACTTATAGTAATATCTATAATCCATCACTTGATTACGGGACCAATCATGATGGAAAGCATTCTCAGATGGCAATGAACGTGAGGCCAGAGGATGACAGATTCCTTATACCAGCTTTGCATGGAAATGGAAATGACTTGACCGGAGGAGAACCACATCATTTTGCCAAAGATACTTTACCCCCTGAGCAAGATACAGCTGTTGATAGGCATTTTGAATTTGACTTGCCTGATTTTGCAATTAACAGCCCATTCCTTGAAATGAGTTCGTTTTCTTTAGATAACCTATTTGTTGATCCTGAAGATGATTTGATCCAATGCTTTGGTGCATAA
- the LOC133701731 gene encoding IRK-interacting protein-like produces the protein MAAAAVQSLQNHDNTNQEVGRQEIQAAIAKAVELRALHAALMLGNSPANLRLPSSSPVSRSVPYFSAQDYPVFTPSYEDEPLPGHHQILTKSRTLSGSWDEFGLEAGSGLESVLSDYKKEDSSSRKGIPSGMSNLESNICPAEDLKSVTSSSANNNTVLRASPGAECHKSCRRNSLGDFKTISSCNRCKPATITTESEKVTRNSKHSNIVVPLTDSHSSLQSQPKNRGVMSWLFPKLKKKHKNESSPNRTESEEVSQILKDLGMLSIETLKRELMEANEHRDAALMEVAEMKSSLGDLRHKLEYLESYCEELKKALRQSTLAKDSLVVEKLGNFPNRGKFTDGNGENLMPVSEDAMVEGFLQIVSEARLSVKQFCKTLVGQIEETDSTLMDNLNLLLQPHKLSLNSRYSKAVLYHLEAVINQSLYQDFENSVFQKNGSPKNLDPNQDRQAQFSSFVALRNLSWSEVLRKGTKYYSEEFSKFCDQKMSSIITTMNWTRPWPEQLLQAFFVAAKCIWLLHLLAFSFNPPLGILRVEENRSFDSHFMEDMLMDRQRSLGPSRVKIMVMPGFYVQDRVLRCKVLCRHKSVP, from the exons atggctgctgctgctgttcaAAGCTTACAAAACCATGACAACACCAACCAGGAAGTTGGTAGACAAGAAATACAAGCAGCCATTGCTAAAGCAGTGGAGCTTAGAGCTTTACATGCTGCTTTAATGCTAGGAAACAGCCCCGCCAATCTCAGACTCCCATCTTCTTCCCCTGTTTCACGCTCTGTTCCGTACTTCTCCGCTCAAGATTACCCTGTTTTTACTCCT agTTATGAAGATGAACCGTTACCAGGACATCATCAGATTCTGACAAAATCAAGAACACTATCAGGAAGTTGGGATGAGTTTGGCCTAGAGGCAGGAAGTGGCCTTGAAAGTGTTTTGTCAGATTATAAGAAGGAGGATTCGTCTTCAAGGAAAGGAATTCCTTCTGGCATGTCCAATTTGGAGTCAAATATTTGTCCAGCTGAAGATCTAAAATCTGTCACTAGTTCTTCTGCAAACAACAACACAGTGCTTCGCGCATCGCCTGGAGCAGAATGCCACAAGTCTTGTAGGAGAAATAGCCTGGGAGACTTCAAAACCATATCATCATGCAATAGATGCAAGCCGGCTACTATAACTACCGAGTCTGAAAAAGTTACCAGGAATAGCAAGCATTCTAATATTGTTGTGCCATTGACAGATTCTCACTCATCCCTTCAATCACAACCGAAAAATCGAGGGGTGATGTCATGGTTGTTTCCTAAGTTAAAGAAGAAGCATAAGAATGAGAGTTCGCCAAACCGAACAGAATCAGAGGAAGTCTCACAGATTTTAAAGGACTTGGGGATGTTGTCAATTGAAACATTGAAGAGAGAATTGATGGAAGCAAACGAGCACAGAGATGCAGCTTTAATGGAGGTTGCTGAGATGAAATCTTCTTTGGGGGACTTAAGGCACAAGCTCGAGTACTTGGAGAGTTACTGTGAAGAGTTAAAGAAAGCTTTAAGGCAGTCAACACTAGCAAAGGACTCACTAGTTGTCGAAAAGCTGGGAAACTTTCCGAATAGAGGGAAATTCACTGATGGAAATGGAGAAAACTTGATGCCAGTAAGTGAAGATGCAATGGTGGAAGGTTTCTTGCAGATAGTATCGGAAGCAAGACTTTCGGTGAAGCAGTTCTGCAAGACACTGGTAGGACAGATTGAGGAAACTGATAGCACTCTCATGGACAACCTGAACTTGCTTCTTCAACCACACAAACTGTCTCTAAACTCCAGGTACTCAAAGGCAGTATTATACCATTTGGAAGCCGTTATAAACCAATCACTCTACCAAGATTTCGAGAACTCTGTTTTCCAAAAGAATGGTTCGCCAAAGAATCTAGACCCAAACCAAGATCGCCAAGCACAGTTTTCGTCATTCGTTGCGCTGAGAAACCTGAGCTGGAGTGAGGTTTTAAGGAAAGGGACAAAGTATTACAGTGAAGAGTTTAGCAAGTTCTGTGATCAGAAGATGAGTAGTATTATTACAACAATGAATTGGACTAGACCATGGCCTGAACAACTTCTTCAAGCATTTTTTGTTGCTGCTAAATGCATATGGTTGCTTCATTTGCTTGCCTTTTCATTCAATCCGCCACTGGGAATTTTAAGGGTTGAAGAGAATAGAAGCTTTGATTCACATTTCATGGAGGATATGTTGATGGACAGACAAAGATCACTCGGTCCGAGCCGGGTTAAGATCATGGTGATGCCAGGGTTTTATGTCCAGGACAGGGTTCTAAGATGTAAGGTTCTTTGCAGGCACAAGTCTGTaccttga
- the LOC133701353 gene encoding UDP-glycosyltransferase 92A1-like, translating to MSQRKESIVMLPFMAQGHIIPFLALALQLDQTKKYTITFVNTSLNIKKLRPSIPTNSSIHLLEIPLDSSVYGLPPGTENTDSIAYHLIANFLEASLSLKPAFRKIISDHVKEQKGHPPFCIITDMFFGWCAEIAHEFGAFHAIFSGCGGFGFACYYSLWLNLPHQNNLSDEFTLPDFPEASTIHVTQLSENLKEANGRDLFSVCLQNMLPECTNADGILLNTVEELDKVGLGYFRRKTGKPVWPIGPVLLSNRSQDQAAITPELCKHWLDTKPAGSVLYISFGSQNVISASQMMELAMALEACGKYFIWVVRPPIGFDINMEFKAKEWLPQGFEERMEYSKRGLLVRKWAPQVEILSHKSVSAFLSHCGWNSVLESLSNGVPLIGWPLAAEQFYNVKLLEEHIGVCLEVARGKSCEVRHEEIVKKIMLVMDETEKGNAMRRKAREVRDMIIEAVQYENDHKGSSVKAMDEFLDAASLMREGKKWAADRGV from the coding sequence ATGTCACAGAGGAAAGAGAGTATAGTGATGCTCCCATTCATGGCACAGGGCCATATCATACCTTTCTTAGCATTAGCCCTTCAACTAGATCAAACGAAGAAGTATACCATAACCTTTGTGAACACTTCTCTTAACATCAAGAAACTAAGACCATCAATCCCTACAAACTCTTCCATTCACCTTCTTGAAATACCTTTAGATAGCTCAGTCTATGGCCTGCCTCCAGGCACTGAAAACACTGACTCTATTGCTTACCATCTTATAGCCAACTTTCTCGAAGCATCTTTGTCTCTCAAACCTGCTTTCAGGAAAATCATTTCTGATCATGTTAAGGAACAAAAGGGCCATCCACCATTCTGTATAATCACAGACATGTTCTTTGGCTGGTGTGCAGAGATTGCACATGAGTTTGGTGCGTTTCATGCTATATTTAGTGGATGTGGAGGTTTTGGTTTTGCTTGTTACTACTCTCTGTGGTTAAATCTGCCTCATCAGAACAATCTCTCCGATGAATTCACTTTACCAGATTTCCCTGAAGCTTCTACAATTCATGTTACACAATTGTCAGAAAATCTGAAAGAGGCCAATGGTAGAGATCTCTTCAGTGTGTGTCTGCAGAACATGCTTCCTGAATGCACGAATGCTGATGGGATTTTGCTGAACACGGTGGAGGAGCTTGACAAAGTTGGGTTGGGATATTTTCGGCGTAAAACTGGGAAGCCAGTTTGGCCAATTGGGCCAGTACTCCTCTCCAATAGGAGCCAAGATCAAGCTGCAATTACACCTGAGCTATGTAAACACTGGCTTGATACAAAACCTGCGGGTTCAGTTCTATACATATCATTTGGTTCACAGAACGTAATATCTGCATCCCAGATGATGGAATTGGCAATGGCATTGGAGGCTTGTGGCAAATATTTTATCTGGGTTGTCAGGCCACCTATCGGCTTTGACATCAACATGGAATTCAAAGCAAAAGAGTGGTTGCCTCAAGGATTTGAAGAAAGAATGGAGTATTCAAAAAGAGGGTTGTTAGTGCGCAAATGGGCACCCCAGGTGGAAATCTTGTCTCACAAATCCGTATCAGCATTTTTGAGTCATTGTGGCTGGAACTCGGTTCTTGAATCTTTAAGCAATGGTGTGCCGTTGATTGGCTGGCCATTGGCAGCAGAACAGTTCTACAATGTCAAGCTCTTAGAAGAACATATTGGAGTTTGTTTGGAGGTGGCTAGAGGGAAAAGCTGTGAGGTTCGGCATGAAGAAATAGTGAAAAAGATCATGTTGGTAATGGATGAGACGGAGAAGGGTAATGCAATGAGAAGGAAAGCTCGTGAGGTTAGGGATATGATTATTGAGGCTGTTCAATATGAGAATGATCATAAGGGTTCCTCTGTCAAAGCCATGGATGAGTTCCTGGATGCTGCCTCGCTGATGCGAGAAGGGAAAAAATGGGCGGCCGATCGTGGGGTCTAA